CCTCTAGATCCAGGTCCTAAACTCTATTCATATAATATTTGAACTTTTCACCATCTAATCTACTAACTAGCAGGATTTCCGCTGAAATCAACAGAAGCAATAGTAAACTGATATTCAGAAGGGACGGATTGTTCATGACAGTAACTGAGCTTGGAAAAATTCTTAGGGATATGTATCGAAGTGCGCCTCACGGGAATCAAGTCGCTATGATACATCTGTTCGGTATTAAATATGCTGATGTTATTCTCAAAAACGGGTTTGGCGTGAAAGAGATTGTGGTTGCTTCTGGAATACGTCAATCATATACAACGGAAGTAAGCAAGGGAGTAAAACTCTCCGAATATGTGATCACAAGAGAATAAGCCCTTTAAGCGGGCCATTTGGTCGTCTAAGTAATAATATATTAACACTTTATATTTGGAGGACTGATCGCTCATGCCAAATACAAACTGGGGAGCACTTAATTCATTGCAATTAGGTCGTTATGCTGAGTACTTTGCCAAGATGGAATTTGCATCTTATGGTCTCGAAGTATTTTCATCCGAAGTAGATGATAGAGGTATTGATTTTATTGTTAAGGATAAAACAGGCAGATTCATAGAGATTCAGGTAAAATCTCTTCGAGGAACGGGATATGTTTTTGCTCAAAAGAGTAAGTTTAATATTCAAAATAGTAATTTGTATTTAGCTCTTGTTATTTTCATGGATGGCCAAATGCCCGACTTTTTCTTGTTGCCCGCTGAAGTTTGGAAAGCACCAAATGAAGTTTTTGTTGATCGAAACTATGACAAGCCTGGACAAAAAAGCAAACCGGAATACGGAATTAACATCTCAAACAG
This sequence is a window from Paenibacillus urinalis. Protein-coding genes within it:
- a CDS encoding DUF4365 domain-containing protein; this translates as MPNTNWGALNSLQLGRYAEYFAKMEFASYGLEVFSSEVDDRGIDFIVKDKTGRFIEIQVKSLRGTGYVFAQKSKFNIQNSNLYLALVIFMDGQMPDFFLLPAEVWKAPNEVFVDRNYDKPGQKSKPEYGINISNRNYDILEIFKFEESIKDFC